From one Elusimicrobiota bacterium genomic stretch:
- a CDS encoding aminodeoxychorismate/anthranilate synthase component II, with product MILVIDNYDSFVYNLVQYFGEMYKKIKVYRNDKITVEQIVKLNPKYIVISPGPCSPNEAGVSVPVIKRFAGKIPILGVCLGHQSIGAAFGGNIIRAKRLMHGKTSQIIHDGKTLYRGMKNPFTATRYHSLLIERKTVPDCLQVSSWTKDNEIMGVRLKGTRVPVEGVQYHPESIMTEDGKKILQNFLNLR from the coding sequence ATGATATTAGTTATTGACAACTACGATTCGTTCGTTTATAATCTTGTCCAGTATTTTGGGGAAATGTACAAAAAAATTAAGGTGTACCGTAATGACAAAATCACCGTGGAACAAATTGTAAAACTTAACCCAAAGTATATAGTTATATCTCCGGGTCCTTGCAGTCCAAACGAAGCCGGGGTGTCCGTTCCGGTAATAAAGAGATTTGCCGGCAAGATTCCGATACTTGGAGTATGCCTTGGGCATCAGTCGATTGGGGCAGCTTTCGGCGGGAATATTATACGTGCGAAAAGGTTGATGCACGGGAAAACGTCGCAGATTATTCATGACGGGAAGACGTTGTACCGCGGAATGAAAAATCCGTTTACCGCGACACGATATCATTCGTTATTGATAGAACGCAAAACGGTTCCGGATTGTTTGCAGGTAAGCAGTTGGACAAAAGATAATGAAATCATGGGTGTACGTTTAAAAGGTACTCGTGTGCCCGTGGAAGGAGTGCAGTATCATCCGGAATCTATTATGACGGAAGATGGAAAAAAAATATTACAAAACTTTTTGAATTTGAGGTAA
- a CDS encoding FtsX-like permease family protein, whose amino-acid sequence MVENEQKQQQQQPQPQQQPMGGGKKDIKRQIRLPISEAIRISFRNVKLRIGRALITTSGIFLGIAFFASMMTNENIAQLTTATGDVIKQKQIWLLTMSLLVSALGIINAMLMSVLERYREIGTMKCLGALDEFIVQLFLLESGFLGFFGALFGAITGTLMVVISALIKMPVLFSKLPWLALLSNIGIGVLLGTVLAVLCAIYPAYRAAQMAPALAMRADV is encoded by the coding sequence ATGGTAGAAAATGAACAGAAACAGCAGCAACAGCAACCGCAACCGCAGCAGCAGCCGATGGGCGGTGGGAAAAAGGATATTAAGAGGCAGATAAGGTTGCCGATTTCGGAGGCTATCAGAATATCATTCCGTAATGTAAAACTACGTATCGGCCGCGCATTGATCACAACCAGCGGTATTTTTTTGGGTATCGCATTTTTTGCGTCAATGATGACTAATGAAAATATTGCGCAGCTTACCACCGCTACCGGAGATGTTATTAAGCAAAAACAAATATGGTTATTGACAATGTCGTTACTGGTTAGCGCATTAGGGATTATCAATGCGATGTTGATGTCTGTACTTGAACGGTACCGCGAAATAGGTACGATGAAATGTCTTGGTGCATTGGATGAGTTCATAGTGCAATTGTTTTTGCTGGAATCAGGTTTCCTTGGTTTTTTCGGCGCATTATTTGGTGCGATAACCGGAACACTAATGGTAGTAATTTCTGCATTGATAAAGATGCCGGTATTGTTCTCTAAACTTCCCTGGCTTGCGTTGTTGTCAAATATAGGAATTGGCGTGTTGTTAGGTACGGTACTTGCAGTGCTATGTGCTATATATCCTGCGTATAGGGCTGCGCAGATGGCGCCTGCTCTTGCAATGCGGGCGGATGTTTAA
- the hisI gene encoding phosphoribosyl-AMP cyclohydrolase: MNRKEVNSLVNSVKFKFDSNGLIPAIVQDYKDGTVLMLAYMNLESIKRTLENGLTCFWSRSRKEYWVKGLTSGHLQKVKKVLYDCDADALVIKVRQVGGIACHTGKRSCFFRELKGGSTISMRCSKKSV; the protein is encoded by the coding sequence ATGAATAGAAAAGAAGTTAATTCATTGGTGAACTCTGTAAAGTTTAAGTTTGACAGTAACGGTTTAATCCCTGCAATTGTACAGGATTATAAGGATGGTACGGTGTTGATGCTTGCTTATATGAATCTTGAATCTATCAAACGTACCCTGGAGAATGGCCTTACCTGTTTTTGGAGCCGCAGCAGAAAAGAGTATTGGGTTAAGGGGTTAACCTCGGGGCATTTACAGAAAGTAAAGAAAGTGTTGTATGATTGTGACGCTGATGCTTTGGTTATCAAGGTCAGGCAGGTGGGTGGTATCGCGTGTCATACCGGTAAGAGGAGTTGTTTTTTTAGGGAGTTAAAAGGTGGAAGCACAATAAGTATGCGTTGTTCAAAGAAAAGTGTTTAA
- the hisA gene encoding 1-(5-phosphoribosyl)-5-[(5-phosphoribosylamino)methylideneamino]imidazole-4-carboxamide isomerase: MENTSFRVIPAIDIRNSQCVRLTKGKIETEHVYSNDPVFIAKLWQTQGAERLHVVDLDGAFCGNIKNVEIIEAIRKAVNMVIEVGGGIRSIKSIEKVLKLGVDKVILGTTVVYNPKLVEQAAEKFGDKIIIAMDITQGKLSIGGWKEVTAMTPEEVLPKLEKLGIKEVIYTDTTKDGTLEGPNVEGVRNFCDITSMHVISSGGVATLEHVSKLLEVKKLKGVVIGKALYEGTIKLNEAIELAKRV, from the coding sequence ATGGAAAATACCAGTTTTAGAGTAATACCTGCAATAGACATACGTAATAGCCAGTGCGTTAGGCTCACTAAAGGTAAGATTGAAACTGAACATGTGTACTCCAATGACCCTGTATTTATTGCCAAACTGTGGCAGACACAGGGTGCTGAGAGGTTGCATGTAGTTGACCTTGATGGCGCGTTCTGCGGGAATATTAAGAACGTGGAGATCATTGAGGCAATCCGTAAAGCTGTAAATATGGTTATTGAAGTTGGGGGAGGGATACGCTCGATTAAGAGTATAGAAAAAGTATTAAAACTCGGGGTGGATAAAGTTATTCTGGGAACAACTGTGGTGTATAACCCCAAACTTGTTGAACAGGCAGCTGAGAAGTTCGGGGATAAGATTATTATTGCTATGGATATAACACAAGGTAAGCTTTCAATCGGCGGGTGGAAGGAAGTTACAGCGATGACTCCTGAAGAAGTATTGCCAAAACTCGAAAAACTTGGGATCAAAGAGGTTATTTATACTGATACTACAAAGGATGGAACATTGGAAGGGCCGAATGTTGAAGGTGTACGTAATTTTTGTGATATAACTTCGATGCATGTAATATCGTCGGGCGGTGTTGCAACGCTTGAGCATGTGAGTAAGTTGTTGGAAGTAAAAAAACTTAAGGGTGTTGTTATAGGTAAGGCTTTGTACGAAGGTACGATAAAACTTAATGAAGCTATAGAACTTGCTAAGAGGGTGTAG
- a CDS encoding DUF6785 family protein, giving the protein MNENKIETGNNAVKSEEANGLTWRAALISIVFTIIAALWIGRVEIYSHGCQISESVPPIPAVAGLIFLIILNPLLNMLSNKWKLSRAEILIVYCVLTMSVSMSSVGVVRLLLPFITVPTYFATPENKFDMIAEQLPKWIAPQDKEIVRMMYEGSPDGAVPWGAWLGPLTIWSALFVVLFVTMFFILVIFRKQWVEKERLTFPLIYLPLELTSPSKKNSKSMISDFLKNPAMWIGFGLAFMYNALNILNAVNPDIPAMGATYNIGALFTEQPWKSIQPMTFYYNPAVLGLGYLVSLEVSFSIWLFFFMFKIEQVIGNAIGMQSQNFPFFYSQEQAVGGYIAFALVLVFLARKQIIAVVRKALFNDPNVDDTAEPVSYRTAFFGSIIGFVLLCIFFTLLNIHLVYVIVFVLMIVIVAFVYARIRAETGVPMIWLFPFYQQKRILTYTLGVKSMLDQGASNLIGLSLVSFLARGFFPQITAYQLDTMKLAEEANIKRRKIMSIVVFSLILGLVVSYWLHLSMYYKYGSNVLEGGSAGGSGGFRTGLAVTEYNELSTMLKSPQVANTPKIAATIIGAAFVFGMVVLRRVFLNFPLNPIGFLVSNSYGMPLWGPFLIVWIIKSLILKLGGVDMYKRLIPFFIGITIGHFITAGVIWGAVAAMNPDLTRFYSISFG; this is encoded by the coding sequence ATGAATGAAAACAAGATTGAAACCGGGAATAATGCAGTAAAATCGGAAGAAGCTAACGGGTTGACCTGGCGCGCGGCGTTGATATCTATCGTATTCACAATTATTGCGGCATTGTGGATCGGCAGGGTTGAAATTTATTCACATGGGTGTCAGATTTCGGAAAGCGTACCTCCGATACCCGCGGTTGCAGGGTTAATATTTTTGATTATTCTCAATCCGTTACTTAATATGTTGAGTAATAAGTGGAAGCTTTCCCGTGCGGAAATTTTAATTGTTTACTGCGTATTGACTATGTCAGTATCGATGAGTTCTGTTGGTGTAGTCCGGCTGTTGCTCCCATTCATAACTGTGCCTACCTATTTTGCAACACCGGAAAATAAGTTTGACATGATAGCGGAACAGTTACCTAAATGGATAGCACCGCAGGATAAAGAAATTGTCAGGATGATGTACGAAGGCAGTCCTGATGGAGCCGTACCGTGGGGCGCATGGCTCGGGCCGTTGACAATCTGGAGCGCTTTGTTTGTGGTGTTATTCGTAACGATGTTCTTTATTCTTGTTATTTTTAGAAAACAATGGGTGGAAAAGGAACGGTTGACTTTTCCGCTGATTTACTTGCCGTTAGAGTTGACAAGTCCAAGTAAGAAGAATAGTAAGTCTATGATTTCAGATTTCCTGAAAAATCCTGCAATGTGGATAGGGTTTGGTTTGGCGTTTATGTACAATGCATTGAATATACTAAATGCTGTAAATCCCGATATTCCAGCGATGGGAGCTACGTATAATATCGGAGCGTTGTTCACTGAACAGCCATGGAAGTCAATTCAGCCAATGACGTTTTATTATAACCCGGCAGTGCTAGGCTTGGGGTATCTCGTGTCTCTGGAAGTAAGTTTTTCAATATGGTTATTTTTCTTTATGTTCAAAATCGAACAGGTAATTGGTAACGCTATTGGGATGCAATCACAGAATTTTCCGTTTTTCTATTCACAGGAACAGGCTGTTGGCGGATATATTGCGTTTGCGTTGGTCTTGGTGTTTTTAGCAAGGAAACAGATAATTGCGGTAGTAAGGAAAGCATTGTTTAATGACCCTAATGTCGATGATACAGCGGAGCCCGTGTCATACAGAACAGCGTTTTTTGGTAGTATCATTGGATTTGTTTTATTATGCATATTTTTTACTTTGTTAAATATACATCTGGTTTATGTAATTGTTTTTGTGCTTATGATTGTCATTGTCGCGTTTGTGTATGCGCGTATACGCGCAGAGACCGGTGTACCAATGATATGGCTGTTTCCGTTTTACCAGCAAAAAAGGATTTTAACGTACACGCTTGGTGTAAAATCTATGCTTGACCAGGGAGCGTCTAACCTTATTGGGCTATCATTGGTATCATTTCTTGCACGCGGCTTTTTCCCGCAGATTACTGCGTATCAGCTTGATACAATGAAACTCGCGGAAGAAGCGAATATTAAACGCAGAAAAATTATGTCAATCGTCGTGTTTTCGTTAATCCTGGGCTTAGTGGTATCGTATTGGTTGCACCTGAGTATGTACTATAAATACGGGTCAAATGTTTTAGAAGGGGGTTCCGCTGGGGGATCCGGCGGATTTCGCACGGGTCTCGCTGTGACGGAATACAATGAGTTAAGTACTATGCTGAAATCACCACAGGTAGCGAATACTCCAAAGATTGCTGCAACAATTATTGGTGCGGCATTTGTCTTTGGGATGGTTGTTTTACGCAGGGTATTCTTAAATTTCCCTCTTAATCCCATAGGTTTTTTAGTCTCTAATTCCTACGGAATGCCATTATGGGGGCCGTTTTTGATTGTATGGATTATTAAGAGCCTGATTTTGAAACTTGGCGGGGTGGATATGTATAAACGCCTTATCCCGTTTTTCATCGGGATAACAATCGGGCATTTTATTACAGCCGGGGTTATTTGGGGTGCGGTTGCAGCAATGAATCCTGACCTAACACGGTTCTATAGTATAAGTTTTGGGTAG
- the trpE gene encoding anthranilate synthase component I yields MSLQVFPAINEFKRLAKTCNLIPVYCEILADTETPVSAYLSLTNNDKCGYSYLLESVEQGGKLGRYSFICVDAVPLNVKDNNKSKATPVMAVNTLLHQYKPADIKGLPRFWGGTVGVVSYEYVRRLEKLSNPRKDANDFPEMLFMRGQTVVLFDHVERKMKIVYAADLTKNNNNPVQAYEAALRNINLTVDSIKAGRAAKNKVSINKKQKNSSSGKQDKWVHSLPQKQFTAMVRKNREYIRSGDIIQMVLSQRIHKKLECQPFSIYRVLRTINPSPYMFYLKFKDLYVIGTSPEILVRKEGAVAEVRPIAGTRPRGKTEADDLKNEQNLLRSIKERAEHLMLVDLGRNDLGRVCRYGTVKVPEFMVVERYSHVMHIVSSVTGKLNTNVTAGKLFDACFPAGTVTGAPKVRAMQIIDELEPVTRGIYAGAVGYFSYQGNMDMAIAIRTIVVKDGRVYIQAGAGIVADSVPEKEFKETEAKAAALVRAVKIAEEGVE; encoded by the coding sequence ATGAGTTTACAAGTATTTCCGGCTATAAATGAATTCAAGCGTTTAGCAAAAACGTGTAATTTAATCCCTGTCTATTGCGAAATCCTTGCAGACACAGAAACACCTGTTTCAGCATATCTTTCTCTTACCAATAACGATAAGTGCGGGTATAGTTATCTCCTGGAAAGTGTTGAACAGGGAGGTAAGCTCGGAAGGTATTCATTTATTTGTGTGGATGCTGTACCTCTGAATGTTAAAGATAATAATAAAAGTAAGGCAACGCCTGTTATGGCGGTTAATACGCTCTTGCATCAATACAAACCCGCAGATATAAAAGGTTTACCGCGTTTCTGGGGCGGTACCGTCGGGGTGGTGTCATACGAGTACGTGCGCCGGTTGGAAAAACTTAGTAATCCGCGTAAAGATGCAAATGATTTTCCTGAGATGTTGTTTATGAGAGGGCAAACAGTTGTATTGTTTGATCATGTCGAGCGCAAGATGAAAATTGTTTATGCTGCGGATCTCACAAAAAATAATAATAATCCTGTACAAGCGTATGAGGCAGCGTTACGGAATATTAATTTAACAGTTGATTCAATTAAGGCAGGAAGAGCTGCAAAGAATAAGGTTTCTATTAACAAAAAACAGAAGAATTCGAGTTCTGGCAAACAAGATAAATGGGTGCATTCGCTACCGCAAAAACAGTTTACTGCGATGGTACGGAAAAACAGGGAGTATATACGTTCCGGGGATATTATTCAGATGGTGTTATCACAGAGAATACATAAAAAACTGGAATGCCAGCCGTTCTCAATCTATCGCGTACTAAGGACAATTAACCCGTCGCCGTATATGTTTTATCTTAAGTTCAAGGATTTGTACGTTATAGGTACCTCACCTGAAATTTTGGTAAGAAAAGAAGGCGCGGTTGCGGAAGTAAGGCCTATTGCGGGAACACGGCCCCGGGGGAAGACAGAAGCAGATGATCTTAAGAATGAACAAAACCTTTTACGCAGTATCAAAGAACGCGCGGAACATCTGATGCTTGTCGATCTCGGGCGTAATGACCTCGGGCGTGTGTGCAGGTATGGTACTGTAAAAGTACCGGAGTTTATGGTTGTGGAACGGTATTCACATGTTATGCATATAGTGTCTTCAGTGACGGGGAAGCTTAATACAAATGTCACCGCGGGAAAGTTATTTGACGCATGTTTCCCTGCAGGAACGGTTACCGGTGCGCCAAAAGTGCGGGCAATGCAGATTATTGATGAACTTGAACCGGTTACCCGCGGGATTTATGCCGGTGCAGTTGGATATTTTAGTTATCAGGGTAATATGGATATGGCAATAGCTATACGCACAATTGTTGTTAAAGATGGAAGAGTGTATATACAAGCCGGTGCGGGGATAGTCGCGGATTCTGTACCTGAAAAAGAGTTTAAAGAGACAGAGGCTAAGGCCGCGGCATTGGTTAGGGCGGTAAAAATTGCGGAAGAAGGCGTGGAGTAA